The Helianthus annuus cultivar XRQ/B chromosome 16, HanXRQr2.0-SUNRISE, whole genome shotgun sequence genome includes a window with the following:
- the LOC110897947 gene encoding late secretory pathway protein AVL9-like: MKEHEIYMMNKVLENMLGKSVEQRFEEIEVEEVRAKCQAEIDAEMKFKGKGVKGSEVAERSIVISTVAESPIQNPGPISAVSAIFEEDVLLEDVINDEEDVEEDVDEEDDDDEKIDVADDVFSASSHSDDDDDDDQGGTGVTVTEASTEQNVDDFLQDDANEDNDSAEGEGEQVDDQNVDKAEKLILHLELKYVDEADNYDRVEVEDCSDEEVVSEDTSNFPTLVEFFSEENRDELRRKVAEILKDKNFDDTTKDP, translated from the exons ATGAAAGAACATGAaatttatatgatgaataaagtgCTGGAAAATATGCTTGGTAAGTCTGTGGAGCAAAGGTTTGAAGAGATTGAAGTCGAAGAGGTTAGAGCGAAATGTCAAGCTGAAATTGATGCTGAAATGAAGTTTAAAGGCAAAGGTGTTAAAGGTTCTGAAGTTGCAGAAAGATCAATAGTTATATCTACTGTTGCTGAATCTCCTATTCAGAATCCTGGTCCGATATCCGCCGTGTCTGCTATCTTTGAGGAAGATGTATTACTTGAAGATGTTATTAATGACGAGGAAGATGTTGAAGAGGAtgttgacgaagaggatgatgatgatgagaaaaTTGATGTTGCAGATGATGTATTCTCTGCTAGTAGTCACagtgatgacgatgatgacgatGATCAGGGTGGTACTGGTGTTACAGTTACAGAAGCATCGACTGAACAAAATGTTGATGATTTTCTTCAAGATGATGCTAATGAAGATAATGATAGTGCTGAAGGTGAGGGGGAGCAAGTGGATGATCAAAACGTTGATAAAGCTGAAAAGTTAATCTTGCATTTAGAGCTGAA GTATGTTGATGAAGCCGATAACTATGacagggttgaggttgaggattgcagTGATGAAGAGGTTGTATCTGAAGACACGTCTAACTTTCCAACTCTTGTTGAGTTTTTCAGTGAAGAGAACAGAGATGAACTGAGGAGAAAAGTTGCTGAAATCTTGAAAGATAAAAACTTTGATGATACTACGAAAGATCCATAG